Part of the Flavobacterium alkalisoli genome is shown below.
GCAACATTATTTATATATGGTGAGGGTTTTGAAGCTGATAGTTTTAGTACAGCCATGCAATGTAAAATGATTGCTGATGGTACGTTTGAAATAATAGCATCACTTAATGACGGGAATATTAAGCTTTGTAATTCATTAGATGAAGACAGGACTTATTATCAGCTGGGTGTAAATAACAAACTTATTGAAGCTGACGGTGAGGCTGATATACCGGTTACAGGTACCGGAAATGCATATAGGATAGTGGTAGATTTTAACCTCTTAACAATTTCGTATACCGAAATCCAAAATATCCAGATGGTAAGAACCTGGCAATATAATCTGGGAGATTTAGTTTACGAAGGAAATCATAAATTCTCTGTTTCCGGTATTGCATTACCTTATTTTCATGACTGGGGTTACCCTGAGGAACGTTACCGTTTTTGGGTAACTACAAATAATGGACTTGAGATATGGGGCAGCTACCATAATGATGCCATGAACGGATCTAATATTTCTGGTCTTACAGCCTTTAATGTACAGCCGGACGGTACATCTGAACCTGAGGAATATTACAATGTCTATAATCTTGCAGATATACCTAGTCCGGGTCAAAACCAGGACTGGACAGGTATGTATAAGCTGCCGGTAGGCTCTGAAGACAAAACTGCAGATGTAATTATTGATATGTCGCCATCACAAGATTATAAACACTCTATTACAGTATACTAAAATTATAATTATGAAATATCTATATATAACCTGCTTTATGTTTTTTGTCTCTTTGCATATATCATGCCAGGAGAACGAAGATACTGGTCTTACAAACGGCGGGAACACAGAACCGGAAGAGACAATAACCTATAGCGAAAAGGCTAAGCAGACATTCGATCTTATTCAGCAATATTACAAGATAAACAGTACTGGCTATTATCGTGAAAACTTTCCGGTACAACCGGGAGACAGAGAGTGTTCTTACTTATGGTCTTTAGATGGTCTTTTGTCGGGAGTAAATCAGCTAGTAGCATTAGGCTTTGATGATCCTGAGCTTAATCACTCTTATGTGGCTCTTGAAGGCTATTATGATACCCAGCGTACACCGTCAGCCTATGCTGCCTTTCCTGTACAATACAGCCAGGATGACCGTTTTTATGATGATAACGCTATTATTGCCATTGATCTGATAGAGAACTATGAGATTACAAATAATGTGGCATATCTTAACCGTGCAAAGGAAATTGCACAATTCAGTCTTACAGGAGAAGAT
Proteins encoded:
- a CDS encoding SusE domain-containing protein, whose amino-acid sequence is MRNIYYSLLSLATMFLFASCGDDDYALQVGFEAPTELITPVDNHYIAIDLENTAPTVFEWTASESKYGGVVLYEVVFDIPSGDFSNPFFRIRSAGGGSQNYLSLTSGQLVSIARDAGIGVDSEGEVKWTVIASQGGESKVTEQVNLLRLKRPAGISDIPATLFIYGEGFEADSFSTAMQCKMIADGTFEIIASLNDGNIKLCNSLDEDRTYYQLGVNNKLIEADGEADIPVTGTGNAYRIVVDFNLLTISYTEIQNIQMVRTWQYNLGDLVYEGNHKFSVSGIALPYFHDWGYPEERYRFWVTTNNGLEIWGSYHNDAMNGSNISGLTAFNVQPDGTSEPEEYYNVYNLADIPSPGQNQDWTGMYKLPVGSEDKTADVIIDMSPSQDYKHSITVY